In Melospiza georgiana isolate bMelGeo1 chromosome 8, bMelGeo1.pri, whole genome shotgun sequence, one genomic interval encodes:
- the LOC131086247 gene encoding annexin A8-like isoform X2, producing the protein MAWWKAWSEAEGRSVAGTLHFNAAPDAQTLYNAMKGLGTDEQAIIDVLTKRSNVQRQEIAKSFKAQFGKDLIESLKSELSGNFERLIVALMYPPFKYDAKELYDAMKGVGTRESVIIEILASRTKAQIKEIIKAYKEAYGSDLEQDIKSETSGYLEQILVCLLQGERDNATLYVDTALALQDAEALYAAGEKIRGTDEIQFITILCKRSATHLMKVFEEYQKLAGKSIEDSIKSETRGSLEDAMLAIVKCTRNIRCYFAERLYNALKGAGTDDGTLIRVLVSRSEVDLNLIKPEFQRIAGKPLSTMISEDTSGDYKTALMNLCGSD; encoded by the exons ATGGCATGGTGGAAGGCCTGG AGTGAAGCAGAGGGCAGGTCTGTGGCAGGTACTTTACATTTTAATGCTGCACCTGATGCTCAGACTCTGTACAACGCCATGAAAGGGCTGG GGACTGATGAACAAGCTATAATTGATGTCCTAACCAAGAGGAGCAATGTGCAGCGTCAAGAGATTGCCAAATCCTTCAAAGCACAGTTTGGAAAG GATCTGATTGAAAGCCTGAAGTCTGAATTGAGTGGCAACTTTGAGAGGCTCATTGTAGCTCTCATGTACCCCCCATTCAAGTATGATGCCAAGGAACTGTATGATGCCATGAAG GGCGTGGGAACAAGAGAAAGTGTTATCATAGAGATCCTGGCATCTCGGACAAAAGCGCAGATCAAGGAGATAATCAAGGCGTACAAAGAAG CATACGGTTCTGATCTGGAGCAGGACATAAAATCGGAAACGAGCGGCTACTTGGAGCAGATTCTGGTTTGCCTTCTTCAG GGTGAGAGGGACAATGCCACCCTCTATgtggacacagccctggctcttcaGGATGCAGAG GCTCTCTATGCTGCTGGAGAGAAGATTCGGGGCACTGATGAGATCCAGTTCATCACCATCCTGTGCAAAAGGAGTGCCACACACCTAATGAAAG TGTTTGAAGAATACCAGAAGCTGGCTGGTAAGAGCATAGAAGACTCTATCAAAAGTGAAACTCGTGGTTCACTTGAGGATGCCATGCTGGCTATTG TGAAATGCACCAGGAACATCCGTTGCTATTTTGCAGAGAGGCTGTACAATGCTTTAAAG GGGGCTGGCACCGATGATGGGACTCTGATAAGGGTGCTTGTTTCTCGAAGTGAAGTTGACCTAAATCTTATCAAGCCTGAATTCCAGCGCATTGCAGGAAAGCCTCTCTCCACTATGATTTCG GAGGACACCAGCGGCGATTACAAGACAGCCTTGATGAATCTCTGTGGCAGTGACTGA
- the LOC131086247 gene encoding annexin A8-like isoform X1, with translation MAWWKAWDLIESLKSELSGNFERLIVALMYPPFKYDAKELYDAMKGVGTRESVIIEILASRTKAQIKEIIKAYKEAYGSDLEQDIKSETSGYLEQILVCLLQGERDNATLYVDTALALQDAEALYAAGEKIRGTDEIQFITILCKRSATHLMKVFEEYQKLAGKSIEDSIKSETRGSLEDAMLAIVKCTRNIRCYFAERLYNALKGAGTDDGTLIRVLVSRSEVDLNLIKPEFQRIAGKPLSTMISEDTSGDYKTALMNLCGSD, from the exons ATGGCATGGTGGAAGGCCTGG GATCTGATTGAAAGCCTGAAGTCTGAATTGAGTGGCAACTTTGAGAGGCTCATTGTAGCTCTCATGTACCCCCCATTCAAGTATGATGCCAAGGAACTGTATGATGCCATGAAG GGCGTGGGAACAAGAGAAAGTGTTATCATAGAGATCCTGGCATCTCGGACAAAAGCGCAGATCAAGGAGATAATCAAGGCGTACAAAGAAG CATACGGTTCTGATCTGGAGCAGGACATAAAATCGGAAACGAGCGGCTACTTGGAGCAGATTCTGGTTTGCCTTCTTCAG GGTGAGAGGGACAATGCCACCCTCTATgtggacacagccctggctcttcaGGATGCAGAG GCTCTCTATGCTGCTGGAGAGAAGATTCGGGGCACTGATGAGATCCAGTTCATCACCATCCTGTGCAAAAGGAGTGCCACACACCTAATGAAAG TGTTTGAAGAATACCAGAAGCTGGCTGGTAAGAGCATAGAAGACTCTATCAAAAGTGAAACTCGTGGTTCACTTGAGGATGCCATGCTGGCTATTG TGAAATGCACCAGGAACATCCGTTGCTATTTTGCAGAGAGGCTGTACAATGCTTTAAAG GGGGCTGGCACCGATGATGGGACTCTGATAAGGGTGCTTGTTTCTCGAAGTGAAGTTGACCTAAATCTTATCAAGCCTGAATTCCAGCGCATTGCAGGAAAGCCTCTCTCCACTATGATTTCG GAGGACACCAGCGGCGATTACAAGACAGCCTTGATGAATCTCTGTGGCAGTGACTGA